From the Candidatus Brocadia sp. genome, one window contains:
- a CDS encoding carbon monoxide dehydrogenase — MAFNIAVAGKGGTGKSTLSALIIRYITEEIGKPVSAVDADPNASLGALLGLHVQSTIADIREDIVEKKVDFSGMSKDRYIEYAIEESIIEKEKFDLLTMGRPEGPKCYCYVNNLLRKYLDKVGTTYPFVVTDNEAGMEHLSRRTTNNVDLLMIVSEPTIVGALTLQRILALADSLPVTIKQKFCVLNRVPRSGIHENLQQKLDSVGIEISAIFPFDQEIYDTAACGASVFEISRENELYQKLGKFLQKHLPAGMLEKSAAGRL, encoded by the coding sequence ATGGCTTTTAATATTGCAGTAGCGGGAAAGGGTGGAACAGGAAAATCAACCCTTTCTGCACTTATTATCCGATATATTACCGAAGAGATTGGTAAACCGGTATCGGCGGTAGACGCCGATCCCAATGCCTCTTTAGGTGCATTGCTTGGATTGCATGTACAAAGTACCATTGCTGATATACGCGAAGATATTGTTGAAAAAAAGGTAGACTTTTCCGGGATGTCAAAAGACAGATACATTGAGTACGCCATCGAGGAATCAATCATTGAAAAAGAGAAATTCGATCTTTTAACGATGGGCAGGCCAGAGGGTCCGAAGTGCTATTGCTATGTAAATAATCTTCTTCGCAAATATCTGGATAAAGTAGGAACAACCTACCCGTTTGTTGTTACAGATAATGAGGCAGGGATGGAGCACCTTTCCCGCAGAACGACCAATAATGTGGATCTCTTGATGATTGTTAGTGAACCTACGATTGTAGGAGCATTGACCCTGCAGCGTATCCTTGCGCTGGCCGATTCGCTCCCAGTCACGATTAAGCAAAAGTTCTGTGTGTTAAACCGGGTGCCCAGGAGCGGTATCCACGAGAATCTTCAACAAAAGTTAGATAGTGTGGGAATCGAGATATCTGCGATATTCCCCTTTGATCAGGAGATATACGATACCGCCGCATGTGGGGCATCTGTATTTGAAATTTCACGTGAAAATGAGTTATATCAAAAACTGGGTAAGTTCTTACAAAAGCATTTGCCGGCAGGCATGCTCGAAAAAAGCGCGGCTGGCCGTTTGTAG
- a CDS encoding ATP-dependent Clp protease proteolytic subunit (hydrolyzes proteins to small peptides; with the ATPase subunits ClpA or ClpX, ClpP degrades specific substrates), whose product MPIPFLRKGQVVSNQDEGASEEKEKRYGGDLISRLLKTRTVMISDEVSKKMAQQIMTQLILLEGENNEDIKMFINSPGGDADAGFAIYDMMRFVKPKIKAICAGVAASAAVIILLGAKKENRFSLPNARVLIHQPSTGIHGTAADIQIEAGEILKCREKINRLISVETGQTIEKVESDTKRNFWMSAEEALKYGLVSKIIQTSDDLKV is encoded by the coding sequence ATGCCAATCCCTTTCCTGAGAAAGGGACAAGTTGTAAGTAATCAGGATGAGGGTGCTAGCGAAGAGAAGGAAAAGCGTTACGGAGGCGATCTGATTTCGCGGTTATTGAAAACCCGTACGGTTATGATCTCGGATGAGGTGAGTAAAAAAATGGCACAACAGATCATGACGCAACTCATACTTCTTGAAGGGGAAAACAATGAGGATATTAAAATGTTTATTAATTCCCCTGGAGGAGACGCCGATGCCGGTTTTGCGATCTACGATATGATGCGATTTGTAAAGCCAAAAATAAAAGCCATCTGTGCGGGAGTTGCGGCCAGCGCAGCTGTAATTATTTTGCTTGGTGCAAAAAAGGAAAATCGGTTCAGCTTGCCCAATGCGCGCGTTCTTATTCATCAACCTTCAACGGGTATTCATGGGACTGCCGCTGATATTCAAATTGAAGCCGGAGAAATACTCAAATGCCGGGAAAAGATCAATCGATTAATTTCTGTGGAAACAGGGCAGACAATAGAAAAAGTAGAATCAGATACCAAAAGAAATTTCTGGATGTCAGCTGAAGAGGCGCTCAAGTATGGATTAGTCAGTAAAATCATACAAACGAGTGATGATCTTAAAGTATAA
- a CDS encoding acetyl-CoA decarbonylase/synthase complex subunit gamma: MALTGLDIYKLLPKTNCKKCGRPTCLAFAMQLAQKKANLSDCPDVSEEAKRVLGAAAEPPIKLVTIGTGAKQVLVGEENVLFRHEEKFYHPTGVAVTINDDLNDADFSDRLKKINNLKLARVGTEIEIDLVAIINKSNNAEKFAEATKKVSTGSHLSIILSSASVENMKAALSACAEKRPLIHGANAGNCESMAALAKEKACPMTVTAQTLEELADLADRAKKAGVEEIVLDVSGNNPKEVLQKLTKVRRAALKKNFRALGFPMIVFACEEDPFQEISLASTYLLKYAGIVAVNACDPWAIMPLLTARTNIFTDPQKPIQVEPKLYAVGDAKEDAPVLFTTNFSLTYYTVQGEVEASRIPAFILSVDTGGTSVLTAYSGDKLNDKVVAKAMADAQVETKVKHKKLIIPGLVAVMSGKLQETLGWEILVGPREASGLPSYLKTVWRA; the protein is encoded by the coding sequence ATGGCACTAACTGGATTAGACATTTACAAACTACTGCCCAAAACAAATTGTAAAAAATGCGGGAGGCCAACATGCCTGGCATTTGCTATGCAACTGGCACAAAAAAAAGCAAACCTGTCTGATTGTCCCGATGTAAGCGAAGAAGCTAAGAGGGTTTTGGGCGCAGCAGCCGAACCTCCGATTAAACTGGTAACTATCGGAACGGGTGCCAAACAAGTGCTGGTTGGTGAGGAAAATGTCTTGTTCAGACATGAGGAGAAATTTTATCATCCTACAGGTGTGGCCGTTACTATCAATGACGATTTGAATGATGCTGACTTTAGCGATCGATTGAAAAAGATTAACAACTTGAAGCTTGCACGCGTTGGTACAGAAATCGAGATTGATCTGGTGGCAATTATCAATAAGAGCAATAATGCTGAGAAATTTGCTGAAGCGACAAAAAAAGTTAGCACAGGTTCTCATCTGAGCATTATTTTGAGTAGTGCGTCAGTTGAAAATATGAAGGCTGCCTTATCTGCCTGTGCTGAAAAGAGACCCTTAATCCATGGCGCAAACGCCGGGAACTGTGAGTCTATGGCCGCATTAGCAAAGGAAAAGGCCTGTCCGATGACCGTGACGGCTCAAACGCTTGAGGAGCTTGCCGACCTTGCCGACCGTGCAAAAAAGGCAGGTGTTGAAGAGATCGTGTTGGATGTGAGCGGAAATAACCCGAAAGAGGTACTTCAGAAACTGACCAAGGTAAGGCGGGCAGCATTGAAGAAAAATTTCCGTGCACTGGGATTTCCCATGATCGTCTTCGCTTGCGAAGAAGATCCATTCCAGGAAATTTCACTGGCAAGTACATACCTGCTTAAGTATGCCGGCATAGTCGCTGTTAATGCGTGTGACCCCTGGGCAATTATGCCGTTGCTTACTGCCAGGACAAATATTTTTACCGATCCGCAAAAACCAATCCAGGTTGAACCGAAATTATATGCTGTGGGTGATGCTAAAGAGGATGCCCCGGTCTTATTCACAACAAACTTTTCGCTTACCTATTATACTGTCCAAGGCGAAGTTGAGGCGAGTCGTATTCCTGCATTTATATTGTCAGTGGATACCGGTGGAACTTCAGTATTGACTGCATATTCCGGAGATAAACTCAATGATAAAGTTGTAGCTAAGGCCATGGCTGATGCGCAAGTGGAAACGAAAGTAAAGCACAAAAAATTAATTATCCCCGGCCTTGTAGCCGTGATGTCTGGAAAACTGCAGGAGACCCTTGGATGGGAGATACTGGTTGGCCCCAGAGAGGCGTCCGGGCTTCCTTCTTATCTGAAAACCGTGTGGCGTGCTTAG
- a CDS encoding DUF4445 domain-containing protein has product MSINSYYKVRFLPGDVTVEIEKGKTVLDASYKGDLFINALCGGDGTCGKCKVVLSSGKVDSMPTTHISEAEAKQGYVLACRTKVMGDLEVLIPEESKLDKSQILVSDYPQFSGSLAAATLGVEQFEKKSLIRKIYLELSPPSLDDCMADYERLCQGVMVHANVPWGVLTTKLTVLKRLPTLLRDAHWKVTATLGYRGSSVEIMEVQAGDVSAQNYGIAVDVGTTTVVAHLLNLSHAETIDVEATYNSQIKYGDDYIQRIIYAVQNNAMEIMQEVLVEDVNHLISILVKRNKLSIHDINAVVCAGNTVMTHFLLGLDPTNIRREPYLPSASFVPPVKADDVGIKINSNGFLYTLPCVGAYVGGDISSGVLAIRLDKVDALSLLIDIGTNGEIVLGNKDWMVCCSASAGPAFEGSGISCGTRAAKGAIEKVTITKNFDVICKTIGNTPPSGICGSGLLDCLANLVRSGVIDRTGNFQKGIDTERLRKTDDGYEFILVDKDETATKKDIVITQADIQNLIRSKAAIYSAISTLIESMGMSANDIEQVYLAGGFGNYLDIRSAITIGMLPDISVSKVQFVGNTSVIGAKMSMFYKDAYEVAQTIASKMTYFDLMSNNKYMEEYISANFLPHTAIEKFPSVAEELMVS; this is encoded by the coding sequence ATGTCTATAAACTCTTACTATAAAGTACGCTTTCTTCCCGGCGATGTAACCGTTGAAATTGAAAAGGGAAAGACCGTTTTAGATGCATCATACAAGGGCGATTTGTTTATCAATGCTTTGTGTGGTGGAGACGGTACCTGCGGAAAATGTAAGGTTGTCCTGAGTTCGGGAAAAGTGGATAGTATGCCTACTACCCATATTTCTGAAGCGGAAGCTAAACAAGGATACGTTCTTGCCTGCAGGACGAAGGTGATGGGAGACCTGGAAGTCTTGATCCCTGAGGAATCAAAGCTTGATAAGAGTCAGATCCTTGTTAGTGATTACCCGCAGTTTTCGGGATCATTGGCTGCGGCGACTTTAGGGGTGGAACAATTTGAAAAAAAATCATTAATAAGAAAAATATACCTTGAATTATCACCACCGAGTTTGGACGATTGCATGGCTGATTATGAACGACTCTGCCAGGGTGTTATGGTTCATGCTAATGTTCCGTGGGGAGTTTTGACAACAAAGTTAACTGTTTTAAAACGCTTACCCACACTTTTGAGAGACGCTCACTGGAAGGTTACAGCAACACTGGGATACAGGGGATCTTCGGTGGAGATTATGGAAGTACAGGCAGGGGACGTGAGTGCGCAGAATTATGGGATTGCCGTGGATGTGGGTACGACCACCGTAGTTGCGCATCTTCTGAACCTTTCTCATGCTGAGACCATAGATGTTGAAGCAACGTATAATTCCCAGATAAAATACGGAGATGACTATATTCAGCGGATTATCTATGCCGTGCAAAACAATGCGATGGAAATTATGCAAGAGGTATTGGTCGAAGATGTAAATCATCTGATTTCGATTCTTGTCAAAAGGAACAAGTTAAGTATCCATGATATTAATGCTGTTGTTTGCGCAGGAAATACCGTGATGACCCATTTTTTACTTGGCCTCGATCCCACAAATATCCGAAGAGAGCCGTATCTTCCTTCCGCTAGTTTTGTGCCTCCAGTCAAGGCTGATGATGTAGGCATAAAGATTAATAGCAATGGTTTTCTGTATACGTTGCCCTGCGTAGGGGCATACGTTGGAGGGGATATATCGTCCGGCGTATTAGCTATTCGACTGGACAAGGTCGATGCTTTGTCTCTTCTCATTGATATTGGCACAAATGGTGAGATTGTGCTTGGCAACAAGGATTGGATGGTATGTTGTTCCGCATCAGCCGGCCCGGCTTTTGAGGGCAGTGGCATTTCCTGCGGGACGCGTGCTGCAAAGGGCGCTATAGAAAAGGTAACTATCACAAAAAATTTTGATGTTATTTGTAAAACAATTGGAAATACCCCCCCGAGCGGAATATGTGGTTCAGGATTATTGGATTGCCTGGCTAATCTGGTCAGAAGCGGGGTTATTGACAGGACGGGAAATTTTCAAAAAGGAATAGATACAGAACGTTTAAGAAAAACGGATGACGGGTATGAATTCATTCTGGTGGACAAGGATGAAACTGCTACAAAAAAGGACATCGTTATTACACAGGCTGACATCCAAAACCTAATCCGTTCAAAGGCAGCCATATACTCGGCAATTTCTACCTTAATTGAATCCATGGGCATGAGTGCCAACGATATTGAACAGGTATACCTGGCGGGCGGTTTTGGTAATTATCTGGATATACGGAGCGCCATTACGATTGGGATGCTCCCTGATATCTCTGTTTCAAAGGTACAATTTGTAGGGAATACCTCTGTAATTGGCGCAAAGATGTCCATGTTTTACAAGGATGCCTACGAAGTGGCACAGACAATTGCATCAAAGATGACCTATTTCGACCTTATGAGTAACAATAAGTATATGGAAGAATACATATCGGCAAATTTTTTACCTCATACAGCTATTGAAAAATTTCCATCAGTTGCAGAAGAGTTGATGGTTTCATAA
- a CDS encoding acetyl-CoA decarbonylase/synthase complex subunit delta, giving the protein MEIPNVADKWSGGVNEITLGATKDKGGSRQKTITIGGAKNVPFMDFEGNPGHKPVVAMDVYDTPPEDWPETLAKPFADVLNDPAQWAKKCVEQYGADLICLKLEGIHPDKGDKGAEHAVKVVKSILAAVGVPLLIWGCEHDEKDNEVMPKVSQAAKGENCLMGVVTQDNYKTLTATCLADGHSLITLAPVDINIAKQVNILVSEMDFPLNRIVMFQSTGALGYGMEYTYSIQERERLAALTGDKMMSMPVICDVGHEAWRSKEAKSDDSEVPQWGPRDERGPIWEVITAVCLLQSGADIIRMNHPKAVAAVKKCIDRLYF; this is encoded by the coding sequence ATGGAAATACCAAATGTGGCAGACAAGTGGTCGGGCGGTGTTAATGAAATCACCCTCGGCGCAACAAAAGATAAGGGGGGTAGCCGGCAGAAGACAATTACTATTGGTGGCGCAAAAAACGTCCCTTTTATGGACTTCGAGGGGAACCCCGGCCATAAACCCGTAGTTGCAATGGATGTCTATGATACACCACCGGAGGACTGGCCTGAAACCCTGGCCAAACCTTTTGCAGATGTTCTCAACGACCCTGCACAATGGGCAAAAAAATGTGTAGAACAGTATGGGGCGGATTTGATTTGCCTGAAGCTGGAAGGAATTCACCCCGATAAAGGTGATAAAGGTGCAGAGCATGCGGTGAAGGTCGTAAAATCTATACTCGCTGCAGTGGGTGTACCCTTACTTATTTGGGGATGCGAACATGATGAAAAAGATAATGAGGTAATGCCCAAGGTAAGCCAGGCAGCGAAAGGAGAAAATTGTTTGATGGGGGTTGTTACGCAGGATAACTATAAGACTCTTACAGCCACATGTCTTGCGGATGGACACAGTCTCATTACTTTGGCACCTGTAGATATTAATATTGCAAAACAGGTTAACATTCTTGTTTCTGAAATGGACTTTCCGCTGAATCGAATAGTAATGTTCCAGTCAACCGGTGCGCTGGGTTACGGTATGGAGTATACCTATTCTATCCAGGAACGTGAACGGTTAGCCGCACTTACCGGAGATAAGATGATGTCTATGCCGGTAATCTGCGATGTTGGACATGAGGCATGGAGATCCAAAGAGGCAAAATCAGACGATAGTGAGGTTCCGCAGTGGGGGCCACGCGATGAAAGAGGTCCGATATGGGAGGTCATCACGGCAGTCTGCCTTTTGCAGTCAGGTGCAGATATTATTCGCATGAACCATCCTAAGGCAGTAGCAGCTGTAAAAAAATGCATTGATCGTTTATATTTTTAA